A window of Bradyrhizobium diazoefficiens genomic DNA:
CTTGCGAACGCGCTGATGCAGGTCCGGATTCCTCCGTATGAAATCCTCGACAGACTGGGTAGCGGTTTCGGCTGCTCCTTCGAGCGATTGGCCAGCCTCTTTGGCGTAGGATTTCAGGCGGCCGAATAGGGACTCCGCCGCTTCCCGCGTCCTGGCGGCCGCGTCACCGGTCGAAGGCGCGGCCAATTTCAAGGTCATGCCCGCGTGCAGGTCCTTCGATCCCTGAATGCCTGGGTTGAGGTCGAGAATTCTGGCCTCGGTGACGTCGCAGCGGCTGGCGAGACCGCTCAAGGTTTCGCCTTCTCCGACCTGAACTTCGTCGCCACACCGGGCGTGCGCCGGCACGGCCAGCCCAAGCGTGATTGCCAGGCATAGTGCGGTGCCCGGGAGCTGCGGGCGCATAAATGGCGAGCGAAGGGGCATGGTCAGCTCTCAGTGTCGGGCTTCCGCTCGTTTCAAGCGGCGCGTCAGTCGTCCGACCGGTGTTCAGGCTTTCCCTTGCGTTTGGTGGAAGCCATATCTTCGAGCTCCTCCTCGTTCATGGACCTGTACATTGACTTCGAGGCGCCTTTCAGATCGGAGACTTTCGTTTCCTTACGTTTGGCGGAAAGAGCTGCTCCGGCAGCCTTCTGCTGTGCACGGGATTTCGCGGGCATGCTGTTCTCCCAGCTTAATGCCAATCTAACCGCTAACCGGGATCTTCATCGAGCGTTCCTGAGTGTGCTCGATGAATCGTCGAACTCTCCCGCAAAACAAGCACCCAGCCCCATCCAAGCTCGATCATCCGAAAATCTCAAAACGAGAAGCAAAGGACGTCGAGAAGCGATCGAGCCCTCGCACCTCGGTCATCTTCGAAGTCGTCCGACGGCTCAAAATGACGAATTACGGTGACAGTGCACCAAATTGACGCCGCACGTTTCTCTCGGGCACGGCAAATCGCTCTCCGTCCACTCCGGATTGTTGCTCACCGCGCGCAAATCGCCCGCGGTGGAGCGCCTCCTAGCGGCGGTTCGCTTCATGGTGTGTTCTCTTTCCTTCTTGCTGGCAGGGCGTTGCTAGCATGGCGCATGCTGAAGATGCTGATGGCCTCTTTGCCGTAGACGGTGAAGATCACGGAAATGGCACCATGGACGCTGACACCGATGGCCCGATAACGGTTGCGGGCGGCTTGGAGAACCAAAGCAGTGCCGAAGCGGCGGTGCTACGAGCTGAGCCCAACTGTGTAGGAGCTTTCCCGGTAGCGTCCCCCTTGTAGCAAAACCTACCGCCGCGCCACCAGCACGCCCACCAGAAACGCCACCATCAGCGACGGCAGCGGCGCCTCGCGCACCATGTCGCGGACGATGTCCGGCCAGTGCTGCTCCGGGACCAGCCCTGGCGACCTGACTTCCGCCATCGGCGGGATGTCCCAGCGTGATGCGAGTTCGGCGATCTCGCTTTGCGCCAATTGCACGCCGTCGCGGACGCGGAAGATTGCGGTATCGGATCGCTCGCGCGGCGCAAGCGCCATCAGCGTCGCGATGGCCGTACGCAACGTCATCTCGCCAAAACCTTGCAGCCTCACCGACTCCTCGGGGTCGGACGTCATGCGAAATCCCTCACAGCGCGAGATGGCGCGCGATGGTGAATGCCGCCGCCGCGCACAGGACCAGCGTGGACACCGCGCCGGCCACGCCGCGCGCGAGATGGGCTCGCGTCAGATGCCTCGTCATGATCATGCTCCATGCTCTGATGGCAATGGCGGCGCCGGGCCTTGGTTCCTCTGCACATACGCGAATCGCAGAGTTCGTAGGATGGGTAGAGCCCTTGCGAAACCCATCACCTTCGTCCCTCGACGGGGGGCGATGGGTTTCGCTCCCGCTCTACCCATCCTACGCGCTGGCGGATCGCCGTCCGCCAACTACTTCCGCAGCAACTCGCTCAAGGCTGCCGTCGCCTCCGCGCAGCGGATGTCGTCGATCTCGCGCGACAGGCTGAGCGCGATCGCCCTCAGTTCTTCGAGCGTCCGGCTATCCGGATGCTGGCTTTCAAGCTGGCCGAGACGCCTGTTCAGATCGTCCAGTCTCGATTGCAGCTGCCCGATGCTGGCGTCCCCATTCACTTTCCAAACGCGTTGTGCACGCATCGTCGTTCCCCTGATCGTCTCACGGCCTTGTGAGAGCGGTTCATGGCCGGAATGGGAATTTGTTTTGTCGGGCTTCGGACGACGGGGAACCGTTGCACATTAGCAACGAAGTTCCGGGATTTTCGCGCGCGATCAGCGTCGCCACTTCCGGATGTTGCGGAGTCTGTCAGGGGGCGGCGCTTCGCGCCGACGCGTTGGCTCATTCAGGCCACGGCCACCTTGCTGTTTCGCCGCGCTGTCAATCCTCTCGTGCAAAAATACCTCTCGTGCAAAAATATTCCGCTTTACCGAAATTCGGAATTGCGGCATAAGTCGAAGCAGCCCGGCCCGACGAAGAGGGGCGGTTCGCGAGTCGTTCGAAACGCGGGCCGGGTTGCGGTGGACGCGGCAGCGTCGGCACGAGATGGGGCGGGCAGGGCGGGTAGTCCCTGTGAGCCCGAAACCGCGTGCGGACGAGCGGCGCTGAACGCGTACGGCAAAACCGTGTGGTCCTGGCCGTCGTTGCTACGGTCAAGTTTCTGCGAAGGTGCGAGCGAGCCCAACCGGGCAGACTGCATCATCCAATTCGCAGGGCGAGGGAGGCCAGAACGAACTCGGCTCCCGGGAGATTACGGCATAAGCCGTCCGACCATCGCGCAGGGAAGGCCGAGTGTTCGGCACCACCTGTATGCTGTTGTGCGGTTCTTCTGCGTGTGCTTTTCGCGCAGCAGACCGCGGGTGCGAGCCGGCACCTGGCCTTCCCTGCGCCCTCCTTCCTTGGAGAGGGCGATGGAGAGAGCACAACTCGGGCGAAACGCGCCGCGAGAATGCGAAGGCGTGTCCGCAAATCGAAACGAGAGGTCGTAGGATGGGTAGAGCACTTGCGAAACCCATCATGTTTCGGCGCGGACGACAGTGTGATGGGTTTCGCTTTCCGCTCTACTCATCCTACGGGTGAAGCTGTCGCCTCTTGCTCCGTCATCGCGAGCGCATCACCTCTCTCGTGTTCCCGGTGCGGCGCATCGCCCATTGCGTTGCGGTGCGTTGCAGAGCCGGGCCCCACGTCACGGCGTCCTGCCGCCGTTCGGGGCTCCCGGAATTGTGCGATGCAGTTCGTTTACCAACCTCGCCCGGACGCAACTTCCATCTCGCGGTTTCGGCCGTCTTGTAGTACTTTGGTCGCAAGTGAACCCGGTTAACGGGCGGCAAGGGGGAGGTTGATGAGACGTGCAGGTCTGTTTGGCGTATCGCGGGTACGGCCATGGTCGTGGCAGGCGTTTCTGCTCGGATTCGTGGTGGTCATGATGTCTGCGGCGCTTCAGGGCGTCTGCGTCGCGTTCGGCGCAAAACTCTACTTCGCGGCCTTCCTGCCCAGCCTGTTCGTGGTCGGCATCATCGCGGGTGCGCCGGCGGCGGGGTTCGCCGTGCTGCTCACCATTGCGGTGGTGTGGTGGGGCTTCATGCCGCCGTTCTTCCGGTTCAGCCCGCTCACCAGCGACTCTGCGGATTCCATCAACCTGTTCTTCCTGCTCTCGGTGCTTCTGATCGGCCTTGCCGATCTCTGCCGCGAGACGATGAGGATCATCAGCCGCGGCGGGTTGAAGCCCTAGCAGAAGAGCGCGCAAGGTTGCGCGTTGCGCGCGCGCAACAGTCCGGCAACCATCCGCGAGCTTGCCGCGCGGCGCTAACTTTTCGAAAAAGATTTGGCCGCAATTTCTCCCGCGGGAATGACGAGGGAGTTTTCGAAACATGAACGGCCAGATAAACGGTCACGCCATCCTGGAGAACGTGCGCCGCTATCGCGGCATCGCATCGCTCTATCGCCAGACCGCAGCATTCCGCCCGGGCCAGAGCTGGTCGCTGCTGGAGCAGGCGAGGGATTGGGAAGCGCGGGCGCTGTCGGAGCTGGAAGCCTATTTCGCAGTGTGCGCGGACCACGCCGCTTCGCTCGCGGCCTGATCGTTGACCTTCGGCGCCGCCTTGAGCCGGTTTGCCGAAGGCTTGATCGTCAGTTCAGCGCATCGAGGTCACAGTGCAATTAAGGAGTTGCTTGGCTGCGCGCCTGTGCTAGCAACGGGCCGATCGAAATCTCCTTCACGGCCGGCCAGGGCAAGCGATGACCACGTTCAACCGCATCTTCACGACCGAGCGCCTGTGCCAGATCATCGTGATCCTGGCGGCGACCGTCGCCATGAAGCTGATGAGCTGAGCGCGGCCGGATCATCGTCCGCCGAATTCGGGCACGTCGGGCAGATAGTTCGACCCTTCCGAGCCCAGAAAATCGAACATCGCCTGCGCCGGCGGCAGCAGCACCTTGTCGCTGCGGCGGATCACGTACCATTGCCGTACGATCGGCAGGCCAGCGACGTCGAGCACGATGAGCCGGCCCTCGGTGAGCTCATGCGCCACGGTGTGGGCCGAGATGAAGGCAATGCCGAGCCCGGCAATCACAGCCTGCTTGATGGTCTCGTTGCTGCTCATCTCCATGCCGATGATCGGCTCGAGGTCGGACTTCTGGAACATGCCCTCCATCAGCGTCCGCGTGCCGGAGCCGGGCTCGCGGGTGAGGAAGGTCTCGTGCACGAGATCGGTCAGGCTGAGGCCGGAATCCTTCTCCAGCCAGTGTCCCTTGCGCGCGACGATGATGTGCGGATTGCGCCCGAGCTGGCGGACGTCGACGCTGACGTCGGCCGGTGGCCGACCCATCACCGCGAAATCGAGGTCGTAGCCGTGCATGGCCTCGCGGATCTCCTCGCGATTGCCGATGGTCAGCTTGATCTCGATCTTGGGGTACCGCTTGGAGAATGCCGCGATCGCGTGCGGCACGAAATATTTGGCGGTCGAGACCGCGCCGAGATGCACGGCGCCGCCGCTACGCCCCGCGAGCAGGTCGAGCGCGCCCTGGCAATCCATGATGGCGGCCTCGACCCGCTCGGCCAGCGCAAGAACCTCCTTGCCCGCCTCCGTCAGCAGCATGCCGTCGCCGGTCCGTTGCACCAACGGCAGGCCCGCGAGGTCCTGAAGCTGCCGGAGCTGCTGGGTCACGGCCGGCTGGGTCAGCCCGAGATGGCCGGAGGCTGCCGTCACGCTGCCCTTGGCCGAGAGCGCCGCGAGCGAGCGCAGCTGCCGGATCGTCAGATGCCGGAGCTGAGTCGCTGCATGGCCGGGGCCATTATAAGAAAATTCTTTGACGCTCATTATGAATAGAAATTTTCCTTATTAAGTCGCCCCTGTCAATCTCCTGATGCCGGGAATGACTGCACCAGCCTCCAGCCAGGAGGCATCGGATGCGGCGCCGGCAAAGGGGATGGACGCAGATGATCGGGCAACTCAGGCTGGACGACCACCTTCAACGGTACTGCGAGACCGCGCCGCATGCGCTGGCCGTGGCGGCCGCGGTCGATGCCATCGCGACTGCGGCCATCGAGATCGCCGACCTCATCGCCACCGGCGATCTCGCGGACGCCTCCGGCCTGACCACCGGCCGCAACAGCGACGGCGACCTCCAGCGCAATCTCGATGTGCAGGCGGATGCGATCCTGCGCCGTTGCCTCGGCAAGCTGCCGATCGCAGCGCTCGCGTCGGAAGAGATGCGTGAGGCCCAGATCGGCGACCGTGAGGCAAAGATCTGCATCGCGATCGATCCGCTCGACGGCTCCTCCAACATCGACATCAACATGACGGTGGGTACGATTTTCTCGGTCCTGCCCGCTCCGGACGACCTCGCGCTCGCCTTCCATCAGCGCGGCTCGGCGCAGCTTGCGGCGGGCTTCGTTACCTACGGCCCGCAGACCTCGCTGGTGCTGACGCTGGGCGAGGGCGTCGACATCTTCACGCTCGATCGCAAGGCAGGCTGTTTCCGCCTCGCGCGCAGCGGTGCGCAGATCGCCGAGGCTGGCGAGGAGTTCGCGATCAACGCGTCGAACCGCCGGCACTGGGATCCGCCGGTGCGCGCCTTCATCGACGAGTGCCTCGCCGGCGTCGAGGGGCCCGCCAACCACGATTTCAACATGCGCTGGGTCGGCTCGCTGGTTGCCGAGGCCTATCGCATCCTCACCCGCGGCGGCGTCTTCCTCTATCCCTCGGACGCACGTCCCGGCTACGGCGACGGCCGCCTGCGCCTCACCTACGAGGCGCATCCGATGGCCATGATCGTCGAACAGGCCGGCGGCTCGGCCACGACGGGCCGCGAGCGCATCCTCGACCTCTCGGCACAGAGCCTGCATCAGCGGGTGCCGCTGATCTTGGGCTCAAGCAACGAGGTGCGCCGGGTCGAGGAACTGCATTGCGATCCGCTGCTGGTCGCCAGCGTCTCCGCGCCGCTGTTCGCGCGGCGTGGCTTCTTCCGGCTGTGAGCGAGGCGTCCCATGTCCAGGAAGCATCCGATCATCTCCATCACCGGCTCCTCCGGCGCCGGCACCACCTCGGTCAAGAAGACGTTCGAGCAGATTTTCTTCCGCGAGAAAGTCAACGCCGCCTACATCGAAGGGGACGCCTTCCATCGCTATGACCGCGCCGAGATGCGGACGCAGATGGCCAAGGAGGCCGAGCGCGGCAACAAGCATTTCAGCCATTTCAGCCCCGAGACCAATCTGTTCGAGGAACTGGAGCGGGCGTTCCGCGACTATGGCGAAACCGGTACCGCGACGACACGGCATTACGTGCACGACGCCGAGGAGTCCGCGCTGCACGGCGCGGCGCCCGGCACCTTCACCGATTGGAAGCGGCTGCCGGAGAACTCCGACCTTCTGTTCTACGAGGGCCTGCACGGCGCCGTGGTTACCGACAAGGTCAATGTCGCGCGCTATGCCGACCTCAAGATCGGTGTCGTGCCGGTCATCAATCTCGAATGGATCCAGAAGCTGCACCGCGATCGCAGCGCGCGGGGCTATTCGACGGGGGCCGTTACCGACACCATCCTGCGGCGGATGCCCGACTACATCCACTACATCTGTCCGCAATTCACCGAGACCGACATCAACTTCCAGCGCGTGCCGACGGTGGACACCTCCAATCCGTTCATCGCGCGGTGGATCCCGACGCCGGACGAATCGATGGTGGTGATCCGCTTCAAGAACCCGCGCGGGATCGACTTCCCCTATCTGCTCTCGATGCTGCCGCAGAGCTGGATGTCGCG
This region includes:
- a CDS encoding phosphoribulokinase, which translates into the protein MSRKHPIISITGSSGAGTTSVKKTFEQIFFREKVNAAYIEGDAFHRYDRAEMRTQMAKEAERGNKHFSHFSPETNLFEELERAFRDYGETGTATTRHYVHDAEESALHGAAPGTFTDWKRLPENSDLLFYEGLHGAVVTDKVNVARYADLKIGVVPVINLEWIQKLHRDRSARGYSTGAVTDTILRRMPDYIHYICPQFTETDINFQRVPTVDTSNPFIARWIPTPDESMVVIRFKNPRGIDFPYLLSMLPQSWMSRANSIVCPGAKLDLAMQLILTPLIMQLIERKRSLK
- a CDS encoding class 1 fructose-bisphosphatase; the encoded protein is MIGQLRLDDHLQRYCETAPHALAVAAAVDAIATAAIEIADLIATGDLADASGLTTGRNSDGDLQRNLDVQADAILRRCLGKLPIAALASEEMREAQIGDREAKICIAIDPLDGSSNIDINMTVGTIFSVLPAPDDLALAFHQRGSAQLAAGFVTYGPQTSLVLTLGEGVDIFTLDRKAGCFRLARSGAQIAEAGEEFAINASNRRHWDPPVRAFIDECLAGVEGPANHDFNMRWVGSLVAEAYRILTRGGVFLYPSDARPGYGDGRLRLTYEAHPMAMIVEQAGGSATTGRERILDLSAQSLHQRVPLILGSSNEVRRVEELHCDPLLVASVSAPLFARRGFFRL
- a CDS encoding LysM domain-containing protein; this encodes MPLRSPFMRPQLPGTALCLAITLGLAVPAHARCGDEVQVGEGETLSGLASRCDVTEARILDLNPGIQGSKDLHAGMTLKLAAPSTGDAAARTREAAESLFGRLKSYAKEAGQSLEGAAETATQSVEDFIRRNPDLHQRVRKLGQQLNIPGMEKVESQISLSARKGAPGAPVTLSAIGLPPNQRVDIAGGAPGSDYRVIESALTSAEGTLQVTVHLPTWADPERDFIFVIASPDIDVAVRSARFDVLEPGGK
- a CDS encoding DUF4118 domain-containing protein → MRRAGLFGVSRVRPWSWQAFLLGFVVVMMSAALQGVCVAFGAKLYFAAFLPSLFVVGIIAGAPAAGFAVLLTIAVVWWGFMPPFFRFSPLTSDSADSINLFFLLSVLLIGLADLCRETMRIISRGGLKP
- a CDS encoding DUF3008 family protein, which gives rise to MPAKSRAQQKAAGAALSAKRKETKVSDLKGASKSMYRSMNEEELEDMASTKRKGKPEHRSDD
- a CDS encoding LysR family transcriptional regulator encodes the protein MSVKEFSYNGPGHAATQLRHLTIRQLRSLAALSAKGSVTAASGHLGLTQPAVTQQLRQLQDLAGLPLVQRTGDGMLLTEAGKEVLALAERVEAAIMDCQGALDLLAGRSGGAVHLGAVSTAKYFVPHAIAAFSKRYPKIEIKLTIGNREEIREAMHGYDLDFAVMGRPPADVSVDVRQLGRNPHIIVARKGHWLEKDSGLSLTDLVHETFLTREPGSGTRTLMEGMFQKSDLEPIIGMEMSSNETIKQAVIAGLGIAFISAHTVAHELTEGRLIVLDVAGLPIVRQWYVIRRSDKVLLPPAQAMFDFLGSEGSNYLPDVPEFGGR